The Anopheles maculipalpis chromosome 3RL, idAnoMacuDA_375_x, whole genome shotgun sequence genomic sequence GGTCGTTGAAATAAAGGTTGAAGACCCGCGAAAAACTTACTTGTCCGGTACCGTTACTTTAACGTCATACTCATCCGGTGCCAGTGCACGTACGTCCCGTTCCACACGCGGCTGCATCCCTGGAAACAGGGCACACCCTCCACACACTACAATGTTTGCAAATAGATGTGGTCGTGTCTCCTCCGGGCATAGATTGATTGCGTCCACTATCGCTTCCGGCACGCCCATCTGCTGTATTCCCACATCCGACGGGTGGAACAGTATCTCTGGTATAACGAACCGCTCGTTACCCAATCTAACCGTTTGCAGCTCATCTGCACCATCCGTACCGCCGGCCGAATCATTCGGGTTGCGTAAAAATCCACGCCGAATCTGTGTATAATCTGGCAGCACATATTCCCGTACGATTGTATTGTCGGGGAATCGCTTCCGCGCTATCCTCATATCTTCGTTAAAATTCTGTGACACAAAGCAACTATCCTCCTTCACCTGATTGATCACGTACGATTCATCCATCACGTTCAGTTGCCGGTAGGAGATGATTTCCTTCAGATGGTTCGTCAGCACCTTGCCACCAATGTCGATACGTCGGATCGCTTCCTTCACCTTGCTACCCTTCACGAACGGGACGATATGGGTAAAGCTGAAGCCCATCTCTACCACCACACAGGCGAGTGGCCTTTTCCGTTCGTCGGCCGACGTGTCGAAGGTGTGCGTATAGTTAAAGGCAGCTAAATCTATCGCGGTCGACTTACATACGGCATCACAGTCGTATTCTTCGTATAGGATTTCTAGCATAGCCTCCTGGATCGAGCCGAAATTAAACAGTGGCTCGGTGATGAGTAGAGGTGTTTCGGAAAACTGCACCGGACAACAATCGGGACTGAACAGATAGTCCCAAACCGTTTTCTGTACGTCCCAGTTCACTAGGTAGCCCCGCTGAAAGCAGAGAATGTAGAACAGTCCCGATGCGTCGCGGCACTCTTCTATCTGGTTACCGATGAATGGTCGCCTTCTTTCCGATTTAGCTTTTGTGATGCAGTTGAGAATGGTtctgaaaaagaaaggagcaTTGCACGATGGAGCAGAAATGAAATAGAATCCATTCACTGGACAGTTGATTGTTACTTACTTTGGTTCCGGTGCATCGGACAAGCCGAGTTTTGCATAAAATGCACCATTATCTAGCACGAATGCACTATTATCTCCCATTTTATGTTAacttaattcgctttagtCTACTGTAGGTAAACAACAAACCCACAGCcggcatttgttttgttgatgcttCAATACGGTGACAAACAAAATTTACGTACACACGCACTGTGGAGCATCGAGAAGATGCAGATGGAAGCTTGAATATTAGTTTTACGGTGgaaatttcatcattttcatttgctaaCAAAATACTAACAAACTATTTATACCACTTTTTATTAagttttctttacaaaatCAATTCTAAATATTccaataaattcaaataattcctGTCCACTTCATTGcaatctggcaacactgctCTCACATGTGAGTTGACAAACACATGACAACCACATCACACTACTTCTGTCAATTCGTACCCTGATAATTCTCTTCGCTCCGTTGAGGGAAAAAAGTACGATTTTCTGCTGGCAGCACCGGGATCTTCGATACATTTTCATCCCATTTTATTAGATAAAACATCCGCAGAAAATGGTACGTTCTGCGGTGTTGGGATTAGCGTTAGTGCTGCTGTTCGCCTACTGCAAAGCCGATGAAGTTTTCGGTTGCGGTGGCTTCGTGAAAAACGTTAATTCCGAGCTCGATCTGAGTAAAGTGGAGGTCGGACTGTAAGTTTTCCTATTGtggttaatttaattaacgCGTTGGACACGCGTTCCGGTGACCTCTTTTCTAAATGGCATTTACCGTTCTCCTTCCCACAAAAGGTTCACAGCACAGGGCAgcttaaaaatcaaaaccgaATGTTCACCATCGAACGGGTACTACTTCATCCCGGTGTACGATAAGGGCTTGTATGTGTTGAAGGTGATACCACCACCCGGTTGGAGCTTCGAACCGGAACAGGTAGAGATCAAATTCGACGGCCAGACAGATAAGTGTAGCCTTGGAAAGGATGtgaatttccttttcaaaGGGTTCGGAATTACAGGCCGCGTTGAGTTTCACGGTGTGGCAGACGCGGGGGCACGAAATGTGCGAGTAGAGCTGGTAGCGGAGGATGGTAGTAAAATCGGCCAAACGGTCACGAACGGAAATGGTGTGTTTTCGTTCACACCGATCAAACCGGGCCGATATGTGGTGAAGGTGCAGCATGCGAAGTGGCACTTTGTGGCACCAGAGTACAAGGTGACCGTTGCATCGGGAAATACAGAGATTCCTGCCGGATCACTCGTCGTTTCGGGCTTCGATGTAGAGGGTAGCGTTTTCAGCGATGGACAACCGTTTGCAAACGTTGGCTTGCTGCTGTACAGCGCCAAAGACGTAAGCCAAGCACAATCCCTTATTTTGAAATAagctaaattttaaaatgtacttttttcctctttttgcagcaaaaaccACTGGTAAAGTGTGCTTCAGCTGACATTCCATCCGTCGTAAACAACGCTAACACAGTGTACGAATCGAACCCCATCTGCTTTactacaccaaacaaaaacaccggAACCTATCTATTTCCGGGCGTGTCCCGGGGGAAGTATCTAATTCGGCCCCATTTTAGCGACAGCAAGATCAAATTCCATATACGCCCGGAAGCGGTTGAGCTGGTGGTTGGTAGCGATGGTGTCCGGGTGAGGGAACACTTCGAGGTAACAGGATTCAGCGTATCGGGACGCGTTTTGCGCTCACCCAATGGGGCAAGTGTTGTTGGTGCACGAGTTAAACTGAACGGTCGTGAAATCGCCGTTACCGGAAAGGATGGTACCTACACGCTGGAAAACATTCAACCCGGCACGTACACAATACAGGTCCAGGCGGACGATCTACAGTTTAAGGATCACATCGTAAAGGTATCGCTGGCCAATCCTTCCCTGCCGGATGTGCTCGTGTCTGGATTTAAAGTGTGCGGACAGGTCATTTCGAAGAAAGCGCATCGTGTTGCGATCACAAAACAAGCATCCACCATGATGGTGGAGGTGACCAGTCGCGAAGGTACCGGCGAGTGGTGTACGTTCCTTGAAAACGGTCAATACACGGTGCAGGTACTAACAAGCGATGAGGAGCACGCGAGCGGCATCCAGTTCTTCCCCGTTACACAAACGATCGAGGTTAATTACTCGGAACCGGTAGAGGGAATCGTATTTTCGCAGCTTCGTGCCACAGTAAAGGGTGAAGTCCGTTGTCTGGCAACGCGTGAATCGTGTGGCGATCTTGCCGTTACACTGCAAGCCCTTGATGGTAATGGAAAGGCAGTTGGTCAGCCCGTAAACGTCGCTGTTTCCGATGCGGGTGTGTACACGTTCCAGAATGTCCTGCCCGGTAGCTACGAAGTAAGTGTCCCAAGTTCGAAATTATGCTGGCAGTCCAATACGGTTAAAATCAACATCAAAACTGCCAAGGAAACGGTACCGGACTTTGTGCAGACGGGATACATTGTTTCGATCCTTTCGAGTCACGGTGCAACCATGGCTTACCGCTGGAAGGATACTCGTCCGGCAGAGAAGGAAGCAAACGCGGCCTCCAAGGAGGAAGAGATCGTATTGACCGCTGGCATGAATATGTTCTGCGTGAAACGAGCCGGTACGTACGGAATGCGTTTAAGCGGATGCCATCGGTTTGAGGAAACGACACCAACCGAATTCACTACCACCAGCGCTGGGCCCATCTCGGTCAATGCTAAGAGTCACCGTAATCTGGTGTCGCTGGTAgcggaagaaaaggaaagttaTCGGGTGAAGGTACTGCGAGATGGGGAAACAGCTGAAGATTTTGTTGATCTCGAACTATCGGACACTCGTACCGATGGAGGATACCTGTATCGAAAGGAATTTTATCTCCAACACGGCGAACGGATTACGCTTGTACCACAAAGCGAAATTATGCTGTTCAACCCTACCCAGCTCGTTGTAACGGGTGGGAGCGATTGTACGGATGTTTCTACCAAGCTAAAAGCTACGAAGGGATTGCTGATTAACGGTCGTACCGAGCCACCTGTAAAGGATGCTACCATAACGTTAACCTTCCCGAAAAATGCGGATCTTGCATCTCAGATTACGCTAACGAACGAACGGGGTGAGTTCCGGTTTGGTCCGATCGATCCTTCCCTCACCGTGGAGCTATCGGCCGAGAAGGAATCGTACGTGTTCTCCGATTTTGACCGATCGAGCAACTCATTCAGCGGTCACAAACTTTGCGAAATCATCGTCACGGTAAAGGATGACGCTGGAAATCGACTGCCGGGCGTACTTTTATCACTGTCCGGTGCGGAAAGTTATCGTAAAAATTTGGTCACCGGCGACGATGGTACGATTAAGTTCCATTCCCTATCGCCCAGCGAATATTATCTGCGGGCGATGATGAAAGAGTACGAGTTCCGACCAAACTCGAAGCTTATTAAGGTACAGGAAGGTGCCACCGTCCAGGAGGAGCTTGTCGGCAAGCGGACACAGTTTTCTATTTTCGGTTCAATCACCTCACTGAACGGGGAACCGTTCGCCAATGTGGCGGTCGAAGCGGTAACGGACGAAACGTGCGGTAATGTCCTGGAGGAAGCGACGAGCGAATTTAACGGTCAGTATCGTATCCGAGGCCTTACACCCGGTTGTCAGTATCGAGTGCGGGTACGTACCGGTGCAGGACCAACGGCTGCTGTTGATCGTTCCATCCCACGCGAACGGGTCGTTTCGATTGAGAAGGCCGACACACGTGATGTGAATCTGATCGCCATTAGTCCGCTCGCGTTCGTCGATGTAACGGTGCGTGTTGTGGCATCACAGAACGATCACTACAAAACGCTAAAGATTGCACTGTACAAAAAGGGAAGCGATTCACCGGTTCACACGCAACGTATCGAATCACCGCTGAATCCAAAATCGAAGATTAATCCGGGAATTATGGTATTTTTCCCTCGCATTCCTTTCGATGGAAAGAGCTATCATATCGAGCTGACTTCCTCGCTGTCTGAGAAGAATTACCGGTACAGCTTATCGTCGGTGTCGTTCGTGGCCAATACGAGTAGCTTTTATGCGGAGTTACCGTTCGAGCCGGAACTGCGAACCGCCGAAGGTGATCTGAACCAAAGTTCACTGTCCGCAATCGTACTGATTGCGATCATTGGCTTTGTGTTCTTTAAGCAGGAGCTTGCCTTTGAGCTGCTGGGAATTGCTTGGGCTAAGGTAGGAAACCTCGCTGGTGGTGCGATGAACCGACGACCTACGGGCAAGGAGCTTAAGAATGATGCCGGACCCATCGATACGCGCGATATTGATGCTCTGGCCTCAACCATTGATggcatgaagaagaagaaaaccaaaaaagttTCCTAGAAATAGTGGCGAGCAGGAAGAGAAGGAGAAGCCAGATACAACGATCGGTAGAAAGGGGATATGCGGCACCTAAAAAACTAGACTCATCGTAAAGAAATTGTAATGGGAAGATGGTGTTGTCGAACAAAGTCTTTCGGGAAATAAACGACGTCGTATGGTGTGTGGTGTAgtagtaaaatgaaaatttagtTCTCATTCAATTTATTGTCGTTTTAAgctgcaataaataaataaatagcttAGTCTTATGTACAACGTTTACATAAACGCTTAGGATCGATCGATGATTAATTTCGTCGGAAGCGATTATTACTGTTCTTGGGCAGCAATATCAACTTGCTTCGGCTAGGATTAATTGAAGGCATCGTTGTAGTTTCCAGCACGGATCCAGTTGAGTCAATTTCATTCTCTTCCATATTATCGTAACTGCTTGTATCTGCCGGTGATGGGAACTGTTGTGCCGCTAACGGACGAACCGGACGTCGGGCAAACTTTTTCCTCTTCGGAACTTTGCAGTCCTCGTAAATACGGCCACAGTCTTTGTAGCTGATTGCCTTCTCATCAGCAGCGTCACGATAGTTGTGGAATACATCCCGcctagaaaaaggaaagagtAAGGAAATGATGAAACATTCGAAAAAACGGAATGTCTAGGATACTTACCCAATGGCACGTGTGACGAAAAGGAGAATTGGATTCCTTCTTGCCTGGAAATCAAACTCGCAGACAAAACGCTTTCGGCAGACACGCCGATTGACTCCCAAGAAGCGGAACGTCATATCGGTTAGTGTGTCAGTCCAGTACATTCTGTAAGTAGATGCAGCAAATGTTAAGTACATTTGAGTAAAGCTTATTCTTCAAGTCTTATAATCATACTCATTCTCTTCCAGATCATCTTCATTAGATTCACTTCCGCCTGTTGACTGTCGTCCCTCCACATCACGCTTTCGGCGACTTCCGGCGAGCTTGGAGTACGATGAGTACGATGACGCCGAACTTGACGTTGGAGGTAAGTAAGCGTTCGAGGGGGGCAAATAACTCGTCGACGGAGAACCATAGCCACTCGACGGAGGTTCATAGCTGGAGAATGGTTCCGGTCCTGGATAGCTGGAGATGATCTCGTGTCCTCCCGCATGATACCCGGTGTAAGGGCTGGATTCGATGAACGGCGGTGGTGTTTCGCTAATGATGGACGGTCCGAAAAATCCACCCGGAAATATTTTGTGCCCAAAGAAGTAaattccagcaaaaaaaagggccaccAGTACAATCTTTGCCTTCACCAGTACCACTGTCGTGAGGGTAGACATGATGGGACCGACTAgttgtggtggaaaaaatggcagGTAAGTCACTGTTTGATTTTCACACAAGTTACACTAACATTTGCTAGGCTGCCTAACTTACGGGCTTTAAAGAAGAACTTTGAGAATCGCTTTCTTCGCCGACCTTCATCGATCGACTTGGTGCTTGTTTCGGCAAGGTCTTGGGcggccaccaacaccaacattgCTGCCATTAATAGCAATTGCTTGAGGAAAGACATTATTGTCGTCCGTGTACTTCACTTCCcgcgcacaaaaacacaagaacGAACCGATACGAGTGGCTGATCCTTTTaagctaaacacacacacggcaacCACCTTTTTGTCACACGCAAAAATCGCACTAGATATAAACTTTTGAGGCACTTCACCTAACTACAGACCCTAGCAAACAGGCAATGTTACACCTCCTTTCTGGCACACGGATGTAACTCGAATGCGAACACTAAACCAAGAGTACACTACGTTTTATACGTTCGTTAAAGTTTCTTTTCCACCGATTTCAATCCATTCGAGTCACAAAATGTCGCGCACCCTCGTTCCCCTCACAAAAGATGACCATAATAATTGAAGCTAATTCAATAGGGAGATTTTTTGTTCCGGTTGGGCGCAGAGGCGCGGCACGGTGGCGCGCTCGGACTAAAAGAAAAAGGCAACACGAAACTCACTTTCTTCCTTCCGACAGGGTGGTGGAAATGAGTGGAGCACGATCCAAATTTAAACCATATTGGAGTAGGTTCTCAAGATGGGCAAACAACAggttgttgatgtttgtgGTTGAAATATGGATCAGCTGAGAATTCCCAAACATAGTTCTGGTGTAACGAAGTGCATCGATGGATGTGGCACACTATCTCCATTCAAAGGAATCTTTGTTTTAAGTTACTGATTAAGTTGGTTGGTGTCTACCATTTCAGATGGTTTCAATTTAACCGGTCTGGTCCGGTTtggattattttctatttctgaATTTCTGGTTTAGCTAACACTTTTAGCCATACTTTCCTTAATATGATCTACTAAGTCATTTATTTAATCATGATGATGTTAAAGTTTTATCGGAATTCTGAAAGTCCCTGATGTCTGGATAAATTTGACTGGGTCGTTGCCAGTCCAACCATACCCAGCACTTACCTAGtatgccattcgatggccggcgtgatctagaAGATCGTTTTAAACCACGAAGAAAGCATCAAACACAACCAGATTATGGAGACAAACAGTCTTTGTACTGGATAGACAGTTAACTAAAACGGCATAGAGAGATTT encodes the following:
- the LOC126562380 gene encoding actin-related protein 6 gives rise to the protein MGDNSAFVLDNGAFYAKLGLSDAPEPKTILNCITKAKSERRRPFIGNQIEECRDASGLFYILCFQRGYLVNWDVQKTVWDYLFSPDCCPVQFSETPLLITEPLFNFGSIQEAMLEILYEEYDCDAVCKSTAIDLAAFNYTHTFDTSADERKRPLACVVVEMGFSFTHIVPFVKGSKVKEAIRRIDIGGKVLTNHLKEIISYRQLNVMDESYVINQVKEDSCFVSQNFNEDMRIARKRFPDNTIVREYVLPDYTQIRRGFLRNPNDSAGGTDGADELQTVRLGNERFVIPEILFHPSDVGIQQMGVPEAIVDAINLCPEETRPHLFANIVVCGGCALFPGMQPRVERDVRALAPDEYDVKVTVPDNPITYAWHGGKKYSQSLSFLKSCMSRNQYEEYGTKHLVEKYES
- the LOC126563531 gene encoding nodal modulator 1, yielding MVRSAVLGLALVLLFAYCKADEVFGCGGFVKNVNSELDLSKVEVGLFTAQGSLKIKTECSPSNGYYFIPVYDKGLYVLKVIPPPGWSFEPEQVEIKFDGQTDKCSLGKDVNFLFKGFGITGRVEFHGVADAGARNVRVELVAEDGSKIGQTVTNGNGVFSFTPIKPGRYVVKVQHAKWHFVAPEYKVTVASGNTEIPAGSLVVSGFDVEGSVFSDGQPFANVGLLLYSAKDQKPLVKCASADIPSVVNNANTVYESNPICFTTPNKNTGTYLFPGVSRGKYLIRPHFSDSKIKFHIRPEAVELVVGSDGVRVREHFEVTGFSVSGRVLRSPNGASVVGARVKLNGREIAVTGKDGTYTLENIQPGTYTIQVQADDLQFKDHIVKVSLANPSLPDVLVSGFKVCGQVISKKAHRVAITKQASTMMVEVTSREGTGEWCTFLENGQYTVQVLTSDEEHASGIQFFPVTQTIEVNYSEPVEGIVFSQLRATVKGEVRCLATRESCGDLAVTLQALDGNGKAVGQPVNVAVSDAGVYTFQNVLPGSYEVSVPSSKLCWQSNTVKINIKTAKETVPDFVQTGYIVSILSSHGATMAYRWKDTRPAEKEANAASKEEEIVLTAGMNMFCVKRAGTYGMRLSGCHRFEETTPTEFTTTSAGPISVNAKSHRNLVSLVAEEKESYRVKVLRDGETAEDFVDLELSDTRTDGGYLYRKEFYLQHGERITLVPQSEIMLFNPTQLVVTGGSDCTDVSTKLKATKGLLINGRTEPPVKDATITLTFPKNADLASQITLTNERGEFRFGPIDPSLTVELSAEKESYVFSDFDRSSNSFSGHKLCEIIVTVKDDAGNRLPGVLLSLSGAESYRKNLVTGDDGTIKFHSLSPSEYYLRAMMKEYEFRPNSKLIKVQEGATVQEELVGKRTQFSIFGSITSLNGEPFANVAVEAVTDETCGNVLEEATSEFNGQYRIRGLTPGCQYRVRVRTGAGPTAAVDRSIPRERVVSIEKADTRDVNLIAISPLAFVDVTVRVVASQNDHYKTLKIALYKKGSDSPVHTQRIESPLNPKSKINPGIMVFFPRIPFDGKSYHIELTSSLSEKNYRYSLSSVSFVANTSSFYAELPFEPELRTAEGDLNQSSLSAIVLIAIIGFVFFKQELAFELLGIAWAKVGNLAGGAMNRRPTGKELKNDAGPIDTRDIDALASTIDGMKKKKTKKVS
- the LOC126562604 gene encoding uncharacterized protein LOC126562604 gives rise to the protein MSFLKQLLLMAAMLVLVAAQDLAETSTKSIDEGRRRKRFSKFFFKALGPIMSTLTTVVLVKAKIVLVALFFAGIYFFGHKIFPGGFFGPSIISETPPPFIESSPYTGYHAGGHEIISSYPGPEPFSSYEPPSSGYGSPSTSYLPPSNAYLPPTSSSASSYSSYSKLAGSRRKRDVEGRQSTGGSESNEDDLEENEMYWTDTLTDMTFRFLGVNRRVCRKRFVCEFDFQARRNPILLFVTRAIGRDVFHNYRDAADEKAISYKDCGRIYEDCKVPKRKKFARRPVRPLAAQQFPSPADTSSYDNMEENEIDSTGSVLETTTMPSINPSRSKLILLPKNSNNRFRRN